The following are encoded together in the Limanda limanda chromosome 12, fLimLim1.1, whole genome shotgun sequence genome:
- the LOC133015800 gene encoding plastin-1-like, with the protein MENHVTQISKDDLEDLREAFNKIDIDKSGFVSDFELQELFREASFSLPGYKVREIMKTFIMGDTNKDEKISFEEFVSIYQELKSKTLSESFRKSITRKDGIRSFGGTSRKSSEGTQHSYSDEEKVAFVNWINKALAKDADCEHLLPMNPNDESLFNSVRDGIVLCKMINLSQPDTIDERVINTKKLTTFKMTENLVLALNSASAIGCMVVSIDAHDLMAGKPHLVMGLLWQIIKIGLFAEIGVSRNEALIGLLKEGEKLDTLLSLSPEDLLLHWVNYHLRNAETQTISNFSEDITDSRAYFHLLDQIASCGKEDSKMRVKIDMSGLFEPDLDQRAELMLQQAARLDCRQFVSAHDVTSGNSKLNLAFVANLYNTHPTLGGNQIHINGIETAHIVGESKEERTFRNWMNSLGVSPYVNHLYCDLCDGLVILQLYERVNVPVNWKGVNRPPYPMLGAKMKKLENCNYAVDLGRTIARFSLVGIGGDNINAGSPMHTLALVWQLMRRYTLLVLSDLGDGEKVADQIILNWVNDTLGEKRKDSQINSFRDKLISTSMPVIDLIDAITPGTVKWDMVKRGDERALRDDDKLDNAKYAISLARKIGARVYALPDDLVEVNPKMVLTLFACLMGHSLKKANR; encoded by the exons ATGGAGAATCACGTCACCCAGATCTCCAAAGACGACCTGGAGGACCTCAGAGAGGCCTTTAATAAAATTG ATATTGATAAGAGCGGCTTCGTGAGTGACTTTGAGCTTCAGGAGTTGTTCAGAGAGGCGAGTTTCTCCCTGCCGGGTTACAAGGTGCGAGAGATCATGAAGACCTTCATCATGGGAGACACCAACAAGGACGAGAAGATCAGCTTCGAGGAGTTTGTTTCA ATCTATCAGGAGCTAAAGAGCAAAACATTGAGCGAGTCGTTCAGGAAATCCATCACGAGGAAAGACGGGATCCGATCATTTGGGGGAACGTCAAGGAAATCCAGTGAGGGAACGCAGCACTCCTACTCGG atGAGGAGAAGGTGGCTTTCGTCAACTGGATCAACAAAGCTTTGGCCAAAGATGCAGACTGTGAACATCTGCTGCCCATGAACCCAAACGATGAAAGTCTCTTCAACTCCGTCCGTGATGGAATCGTGCTctg CAAAATGATCAACCTGTCTCAGCCGGACACGATTGACGAAAGAGTCATCAACACAAAGAAACTCACCACCTTCAAAATGACC GAAAACCTGGTCCTGGCTCTGAACTCAGCGTCAGCGATCGGCTGCATGGTGGTGAGCATAGACGCCCATGATCTGATGGCTGGGAAACCCCATCTGGTGATGGGGCTGCTCTGGCAGATTATCAAAATTGGTCTGTTTGCTGAAATAGGAGTCAGCAGGAATGAAg CTCTAATCGGACTTctgaaagagggagaaaaactgGACACACTACTGTCTCTGTCCCCCGAGGACCTGCTGCTTCACTGGGTCAACTATCATCTACGCAACGCAGAGACGCAAACAATCAGCAACTTCAGTGAAGACATCACG GACTCTCGGGCCTACTTCCACCTGTTGGACCAGATCGCTTCCTGTGGAAAGGAAGACTCCAAGATGAGGGTCAAAATCGACATGAGCGGCCTCTTT GAGCCTGATTTGGACCAGAGGGCTGAGCTGATGCTGCAGCAGGCGGCCCGGCTGGACTGCAGACAGTTCGTTTCCGCCCACGACGTCACATCCGGAAACAGCAAACTCAACTTGGCCTTTGTGGCCAACCTGTACAACACGCATCCCACTCTGGGGGGAAATCAGATTCATATCAACGGCATAGAGACCGCACACATAGTGG GTGAGTCCAAAGAAGAGAGAACCTTTCGCAACTGGATGAACTCTCTGGGTGTCTCTCCTTATGTGAACCATCTGTACTG tGACCTGTGTGATGGTTTGGTGATTCTGCAGCTTTATGAGCGAGTTAATGTCCCTGTGAACTGGAAGGGAGTCAACAGACCTCCTTATCCAATGCTGGGTGCAAAAATGAAGAAG CTGGAGAACTGCAACTATGCCGTTGACCTGGGCCGGACCATAGCTCGTTTCTCTCTGGTTGGTATCGGAGGAGATAACATAAACGCGGGCAGCCCCATGCACACCCTGGCACTGGTCTGGCAGCTGATGAGGAG GTACACATTGCTGGTGTTGTCAGATTTGGGCGATGGAGAAAAGGTTGCAGATCAAATCATCCTCAACTGGGTCAACGACACGCTGGGCGAGAAACGCAAGGACTCACAGATCAACAGCttcagg GACAAACTGATCAGCACCAGTATGCCAGTGATTGACCTGATTGATGCCATCACTCCCGGTACAGTCAAGTGGGACAtggtgaagagaggagatgagagagcgCTGAGGGATGACGATAAACTCGACAACGCCAA GTACGCCATCTCACTGGCCCGTAAGATCGGAGCTCGTGTTTATGCGCTGCCTGATGATTTGGTGGAGGTGAATCCCAAGATGGTGCTGACGCTGTTCGCCTGCCTCATGGGCCACAGCTTGAAAAAGGCCAAccgctga